Below is a genomic region from Neovison vison isolate M4711 chromosome 9, ASM_NN_V1, whole genome shotgun sequence.
AGAAAGTATTTAGAATATTGCCTATCACATAATAAACTCTATGCATGTGGCATCTGCTGTTCTCTCTCCAGCCAATACAATGCCTTTATTCTTTTGTGGCAGCATATTTGATTTATGTGGATTACATGTGTGGATTAAAGGGATGTAATTATGATCACCCCATGGACGAGAAGGGAGGTCTGCTTGGTCTGGCTGGTGGCCCACCAGTGGTGGGCTGTGAATCCCCTATCTCACTACACAATGCATATCTTTCCACTCTGTGCTGATTCAGAGAGGGCCCCTTCCCCATAGAGAAATAGGACCATTCTTCGATCAAGGTATGCCAGTGCACTCCTCAGCTGGAATCAAATTCTAGATCCTCCCACAGCTGTGGACTCTCTAAAATCCCTGCATGTAGCATTGTGGGTTATGATGAGACTCTTGTCAATTCATCTGTTCTGCATAGTAACTTCCAAATACTGTAAAGTTGAAATATTAAACCCTTGGTTGACATAGTAGAAGAGATCTGCTCTCCTCTTCCCTTGTCTCAAGGACCATCTCATTGGAGACCGGTTTAAGGCTTTGAGGCCCCTTAGAATGCATGCAGATTAAGTGGACTTGATTGATAAGTAGTCATCACTACTGTTTTATTTTCAGCTGATTACTTACCATGGAACCAACCAAGACGAGAGCTCCTGCGTCCAGAACACCACTACCGGCCAGTATCGACCCGTTTTGATAGTAGAACTACACACCAGGATGACTATTCTGTAAAGAGCCGAGTGAACACCTTGAGTTGTAAGCCTCTGGCTGTGCCCAAGCTCTGTAACATCCCCCTGGAGGATCTGACTAACTACAAGATGAGCTACGTGGCTCACCCAATGGAGAAGCGCTTTGTGTACGAAGCGGAGAAGTTCAGACCCTGTGAAATCCCCTTTGAAAGCCTTACCACCCACAAGGAATCCTACCAGGGCCTGAGGGGAGAGCCAGCCAAGAGCTTGAAACCTGCGACCAGGCCCGGTGGTTTAGACATGCCTTTCTCTAACACCACTGAGTTTCGAGATAAGTACCAAGCTTGGCCAATGCCCCAGATGTTCTCCAAAGTTCCTGTCACCTATGTCCCTCCTGAAGAAAAGATGGACCTTCTCACCACAGTGCAGGCCCATTACACATACCCTAAGGGTGCCCCAGCTCAGTCGTGCCGACCGGTGCTCTCAGTCAAGAAGTGCGGTCGCTTCGAAGGCTCCACTACTACCAAGGACGACTATAAGCAGTGGCCTAGCATGCGCCCAGAGCTAGTCAAGCCCGTTCCCCAGCTGAACATTCCCACCGAGCCCTTGGATTGTCTGACCACGTCTCGGGCCCACTATGTGCCCCACCCACCCATTAATACCAAAAGCTGTAAACCTCCCTGGGCCGGCCCACAAGGAAATATCCCTGTGGAGGGCCAGACCACTTACAGCATCAGCTTTACTCCTAAGGATATGGGCAGGTGCCCGGCCTCATATGCTGAGCCCCCTGGCTACATCTTTGAGGAAACAGATGCTTTGGGGCACAGGATATATAGGCCAGTGTCCCAGACAGGCTCTCCTCAGAGCAGCCATCTTTCTGTAGGTGATTCGGAAAACCCCAACCAGCAGGAGTTGGCAATGTcagcctgatttaaaaaaaaaaaaaaaaaaaaaatcattccttagAAATTGCACAATACTTTTAAAAGCAGATGATTGAGAGTTATTCATTGGCCAAAAAAGAattccccaaaatgaaaaaaaaaagttcatcatttTCCAGGACACTTGAATAAAATGAGAATCGCTTGACTCAAGGAAAATGACATTTAATCACTGGCTAAGTATTCCCCTTaaccctccctctgctgcctctcccaCTTGGGTCCCTTACCATGTGCTGATCGAATCAAAGCTGGTCTCAAGGGTTTTTCTCTGAACCAGAAATCTTTTCTGAATTTAATCATTGTATGACTTGACATTGCAATTAACTCTTGCTAAGTATGAAGTGCTGAagaataaactttattttggggggaatgaATCTGCAGGTCTATAAGTTCACTCCTACATGTTGTCTATGCAGAGAATGGGCTGTGTTCCTTGGGGCCTTTGGGGAGATTTCAGACGATGGCCCCCATTGTACTCCAGTACTGATGGGTTTACTTTGAACTCCATCTGGaattctgtgttctctctctctgcccagggCTGCTTTACAGGGCATCTTTCTACCATCTCATGCCATGACAAACTGGCAAGAATAGTGCTGTCCGAATGGGGCCTGGGTGTTTTTAGGCACAAGAAGTGGAGGGGGGAGAAAGGTATCCTATGGCAGTCCCAGGGAAGCAtggacctgccaggtctctcttATCCCCACACCAGTGCTGGCACTGATTCCAGGACAAGGGGGAGGCAAAGGGACCCTTGACAACTGGGTAGTTGTCAGGCTTCCTCTGGGCTGTGTGCAGAAACTGTGAGCTCTTTAAAGTTCTTGGAGCTTATGCTGGGCATGTTCTTGGAAGCCTCGATCTGCTTTTCGTAGGATAACAGCTGTGACCAGACTTGTGACAAAGCTTGACATAGTGGTGAATTGTACCCTGCCCTAAAGGGCCGGAGGTTACTCTTTTGGGTCAAATGCTTGATACTAAGGCTAAGTAATTTgtgatttaaacaaaaattttttttttaaattggaaataatTGAAGAAAGATTTTGTCCAAGAGGGCCTATGCCAGGGTCAGATGGGCTCACGGTGTGGGTGAACCTCACTCAGAGTGATGCAGGCTGATGCCTGGGACACTCACTTCCCTTCTGAGGTCACAGAACCCTAAATCTTCTACACAGAACAGTGTTTGGAGGAGGAAATTTCAGCTCACGTCCGGAGACCTGGGTTTAGGTTCAGTGCCTGGTTCATGGGTGAGAAACCTGTATCTTTTATCTGGGGTCCCATCTTTCCAAGACTGTCTCTCACCTGGCCCAGACCTCTCAGGTCCCCATGCCTTGCAGCCTCACTGTGAGTTTGGTTTGTATCACTGGGTTGGGATCAAAATCCTTAAATCCTCTTGTTGCTTATATGGGGTTTGAATACCTGCCTCTCTGGGGTAGAGAGGCTTAGGGAGTTAATGggccttgcccaaggccacacagcatgGGGGCACCAAGATCAAGATCGGAACCCAGCCATCTGATGCAACAGCCAGCGCTCTTCCCACGGGGCCAAGTACCTCCTATCTGCTGTGTCCCAGTTCACATGGCTCCATAAACACATCAATCCACATTTTCTCTGTCTGAGTTTCTCCCTGGAGTGCATTAAGCTAAAGGAGACCACTAGGAGGGTAGGTTTTATTACCTTCATTTTGTAACTTTGACAAATCAGAGAAATATTGGCAGTTGACTTGAAAAGCCACGTAGTGCTAGATGCTTATAAAAATGCAACAATCTCTTAGGCTCTAGCAGTTGGCCTCCCCCGTTATTGTTTCCCcagagaagaatttaaaattattttatctgtttCTGCTAATGTCTTCCTTAATGTTCATAAGTCATATGCATGTACTATTGTTGGTTGACTTATTGGTTTTAGACATGGTCTGTTTTGGTAGATTGGGAATTTTAatcttctctctcccaccttGTCAGTGAAATAAGTGCTGAGTATATCAAGACCGAGAAGCTTTTCTAATGTTTCTGGTGAGTACAAAGAAGTTGAAGAAGGATGGATAGATGATTCCAGGCCAGATGAGGCACTTAGGGCATCCCTACCTTGCCAGCTTCTCCCAGAATTAAGGAATCTGTGCTCCCCTGCTCTCTGTCGTTTTTTGGTCTCAAAATAACCTTATTATGAAAGTGGTTAATACAGTAAAAAATATGGGAAACACAGAACCTACAGAAAGGGGGATCCAAGTAGCTCTTATGGGGACTAGTGGAACCCAGCGGTTAGAACATATGTGTAAGGAGGAAGTCCGGGAGACCTGGGCTCGCTTCCTGGCCCTTGTCACCCACTGGCTAGAAGACCTCAGGCAAgttctttaaaatgtgaataatagCGGTCGTGGACCCATGGCTTCATTGTTGGTGTCAGTGATATAATATATGTCCATTGTTCTGCCCTGGCGTATGGTTAACTCTCATTTAGGTGTACGTGAGGATGATGAAGATGTTGAAGGTAGCTGCTGACTTCTGCCTTGCTGAATCTACTCATGATTTTATGGGTCATTGTTTGCAAGTACGAAGGTAAGCAGGACTGCTCATGTGTTCTATTTGACCTAATTTACAAAGGACAATATTCACCTTTCCCCCACCCTataattatttttggtttttctgaGTTGGGCTTGCTCCCTGTGCTCCCTGGAAATGGCATTTTAGGGAGTAACTTTAGGCAGTAACAGGAGGAGGGAAACAGGGAGAGCCGAGCAGATGGGCTCCCCCCCCTTGCCCTGTCACAGCTGCTGCTTATTAATCAGTTCTGTGTATCTGGCTTCCACGTAAGAGTTGTGGgacgcttaaccgaatgagccacccaggcggcccccaaACTCTATCTTATCAGTGGAAAGCAGAGTCTCCCAGTGTGGCCAATGGACTGCAGCTAGTGAAATTTGTTGATGTGGAAGCCCTGGGCTGTGCTGCCCAAAGCAGGTGATCCCACAGATACGGCAACTGCTAGGATGAggtcccacaccccaccccacagtGGTGTCTCCCTGCCTGTGCCGTCAGCAGGGCAGGCCCTGTCCTCTGGCTGACTGGACGTGGGTCACCTACATGAGTCAAGGCCCTGGTACATCACACtcagttttggtatcaggaaCCCCCTCTTGGCCCCCCCCCCAATTAAGGTATAATCACTTTAAGAACAGGTTAAAGGACCTTGGATTCTAATACTTCTTGCGTGTTCACAGGGTCCATATCTTGAAGGATGAGCCTCCCTTTCTCGGGTTGGATCTAAGAGGCAAGGCCAGGCAGGGACTGGAGGGTGGAGATGCCATCACCATTGTTAGCACCATCTGTCCCCCTGCTTTCTATGGTACCTGGTGTTTCCAACCCCGAACCCCTGCCGGGCTCTGCCGTGCATGCCTGCTCCCTCTCAGCTCTAGTGCTCTTGGGACAGTTTTGTTTGAAGCTGTGGCTTCCCTTCTGCGTTTCTCGGTCTTCATTCTCCCATCTCCCTCTCGTCTCCTTCACCTTTCCTGAAACCCCCGTCTTCCTCACTAGAGCATTTGATAATTTCATTATTGCTTTATTATAGTTTACTTACTGTAGGGTATGTGAGCGGGGCAGGAAGGAGACCAGCACCAACAGGGAGGCTGCCCTTGACCTCTGTAGGTGGACCCAGGTGAAGGTGATAAAGCACAAATGGGATTTTGTGGGCATTTTCTTAACTGGACAGCGTACCTAGAGGGCgacatcccaccccaccccgagtGGACAGAAGGGCAAACGTGGGCAGTGTGGCATAGGTACTAGGTCAACCTGTGTGTTCAGGTGGTGGGGGCCACTCACTTTTGAACCACAGGCTGTTTCCAAGCCAGCACCCGTGGCATCAGACGGTGCTCCCCCCACCTGCATCCTTGGCCTCACCCATCCTCCCTCCTACCCTTCTCAGGTATCACCAGCAGTTTCCCAGAGCAAAAGGGTCTGCGGTGGGGGTGGCTCGGAGACAGCcggccactgagcagagacctcgGCCTGGTTGAGCCATGAGGAAGAGCAGTCCTGGCCGGggccaggctccacactggggtGACTGGGGGAGCAAACATTCTGTCTCATGGTTTTGCTTTCACGCTGTGTCCTCAGAATACCTTTCATTGCAGTCTCGATGCCATGAACATATTGGAAATAACATCCTAGTTAGGATCACTGTCCTCCTTTTCCCCACTCCAAGCTTCTGCCTCTAAAGCAGGCGTGAAACTGACAGATCTGAGCCAACGGGATCGGCGCGCCCATACCTTTCCACGGTGATGCCCCCTTTTGGGATCTAGTGCTCAGGGCATAAAGATAAGCTGAGCTGAAGGAATCGGCTTCCTCTCCAAGTGCTTTTCAGTTGTGCGGTTGCCAAGAGGAAGTAAGCGGCTGGGTGGGGGTGTGCATAGCTTCTAGTTGCAGATTAAATGGCCCCCTGGCTCCTCAGACCTGCCCTGCCATCCACCCAGCCCACATCTGGTCAGCAGCCTGGAAGGGGGAAGACAGAGGCCCTTCGGAGCATAAATACAAGGGGTGGCAGGCAGCAGGGGTGTTTTCTTTGGCAAAGCAGGCTTGGAATTTCCACACGCCTCGCTGAGCAGGTGCTTGGCTCCTCCCCACGTTGGGGGTGCAACACAAGCCCCGGAGCCTGTAAACCTTCCAGAACATATGCTCTGGATTCTGGAAAaggcatcagggtaatgctaggcTGGGCTGTGCTTTATACGTCCTACTTCTGCATCACAGGTGCCCCTGGTCCCTGTCTCTGGATCTTTGGACACCAACATGACAAGTCCTGATGGGTTTTTCTTGTCAAGACTTGGGGTGTAGCAGCAAGCCCAGGTTCATATTAATCAAAAGCGTTCAGGAGCTTTCCACGCCtgtgatggaattttttttttttgaagattttgtttatttatttgacagacagagatcacaagtaggcagagaggcaggcagagagatcaaggaggaagcaggctccccgctgagcagagagcccgatgcgggggctcgattctaggaccctgggatcatgacctgagctgaagacagaggcttcaacctactgagccatccaggtgcccccctgtgATGGAAACTTAACACTGATtttcttggggttttttgtgCCCAAACCAGCCTGCCTGCCCACCAGCACCCTGCCTACCACCCCAGGGCCAAAGCTATTCTCTCACTGGCAAGGGGGGCAGCGAGGTCACTCTCTCATTGCCCtgatccccttccaatttatgtCAGGGGATCATAAAACAGGGGAGCCCACAAATACCCTTGAAGTAGGCAAATAGCGACTTGAGAAATATAGGCAGATGGAATGcttgaaaaattatgaaaatttggCATCTCTGCCAATGAATGACTTATAAACTAAGAAATGGAATTTTGGGGATGATAGGCTCTCtcctggacttaaaaaaaaaaaacaaaaacaaaacaaaccacaaaccccactttttcattttaaagttctaAGCAGAGTTCAGTGGTTACTATCATTTGGGTGtggctcttggtttggctcagggttATAACACCTCCTGTTATCGAAGACCAGATATTTGGAAACTTCCATGTCCAAAACTGAGGCCAGAGCCTGGACACATGCTGCCTTTGAGTTGCCAAAATCCCTGACCTGCATTTCATGTATGGAAACTTGGGTACTTTAAGCAGGACACGCCCCTGAACCTGTCACTCACTCTGCTCATATTGGCTCCTCTCTGccgttttttccttccttcctccctccctccctctttttcttcctccctccctccctctttttcttcctccctccctccctccctcttccttccttctttcctctccttttccttcctccctccctccctcccttctttctaaaACACCATTCCAGTGAACTTCTCTTATCTGGTTTGCTAGTCCTCAGAAGAGCAGCAGGGGGTTCTGCTTCCAAGCCAGAGACAGAGCCAGAAAGGACAGCTTGGCAGTGGAGTTCAAGAccaaaaaatggtttaaaatgtaGAACTCAAAAGTAGGGCAACTCAGAAATTGTGATCCCaacatagtaataataataataaaaagtacatACATACGAACTTGCACATAAATTTTATGAAGTTTGGAAAAGTCAACTGTAGTTTTTGCTTAAGAGCCCAATTTAATACAAATGATAAGTTCTACACCTACATTTTTAAAGTCTGGGCAAATGCATCAACAGTGTTGGGTAAATGAATTCCTATTTGTCTCATTTGTCCAGAATTATAAGGGAATGGAGCTTTGCAGTGTTTGAATAGGAGGTTAACTACAGGTAATATCTAATAGCTTTTCTGAAGGTGTTTTCTACGGGATAGAAACTGTGATACGGTCGTCGAAAAAAGTGCACTGGCCGCCAAAGTTTGGGAGAAGCTGCAGATTCTAGCACCCTGTTGAGTTTCATACTGCATAATAATATTTTGAAGGCTCTGTGAAAGTTTACAGTAAAGGAAACTTGTTGCACTTTGTATAATCCAGTACGTGAATTAGCATTCTTGCGATTACAAGTCCTCAAGCAAAAAAGGGAATTTTTTGATTCAGGCATTTGAACAATCTAAGGCTTTATCTGTGGGATTCAGACACAGCTGAATCCAGGAGCTTGAAGGAGATGTGGTGGGTGCTTGGTCTtcatcttttgctttattttcttctctgctgCCTTCTTAGGCCTTTTGCATGTGGTGGTTTCTAGCAATTTGAAGCTTATAACATCCTTTTAGCCAAGGGCTTCTCCCTTCCAGTGGTTCCAGTAAAAAGCTCTGACATGAGTCTCTGTTGCCTGACTTGAGTCTCTTGCTGATCCCTGAATTGATTGCCATGGTCAGGGAGGAAGAAAATCCTCCTTGTCCAGGATTGAATCAGGGCCCACCCCTAGACTGAGTAGTGTGTATGGATGAGGTCAACCCCGTGCAGACTACAGGAACTGTGGGAGGGCTTGGGAGGGGATGGGTCCCCAAAGGAAGCAGAGGGATAATTTCCTGGCAAGGGGAGGGATGAATCCTGAGCTGGCAGAAACAACCGTTTCCACCTCGGACAATAGAGCCCTTTTATTGTGTAAAACCTGTTGGAACACACATGGGGAAACCCTGCCAAGTGCTCATCATACGTTGTTCTTGAATATGTTTAGAATACAATAAAATAcgtatgcatgcacacatgtggtTGAACCTTTCTCTGATGATTTACGAACCTTAGTCGATCCTGCCATGCCACAGGGTCAACTCTTAAGTGTTGAAACATTGGGGTCGCTGACCGTTGAAATTATTTGGCTTCATGATAGATGGGAGGTTCTAGCACTACCAGAGTGCAATGCACAGGGATCCTGGGAAAGTTCATTTACCAGACAGTGGACATGAGTGTTCTCTCTGGCGTGGAGCGCTCTTGAGCTGTGGGAGCAACAGCACGGGGCCTCTCTCAGCATCCACACCTGCCCCCGGCTCTTGTCGTCATCCTGGCTTGCGTGGGAAACGGGGGCTCAGGAAGGAGAAGTAACTCGGGGAAGTGGAGGAAATGATGTTTGTAGAGCAAGGTGGGTGAACATTGGAAGGCTGCCGGGAATCTGAAAGAAGGGGAAggccagagagaggcaggaggctgTTGATGTTGAGAGTGAGGAGTGAATTTCAAATGCCTTTCGAGGGCTGCGCGGGGTACAGGTGTCTGAGCTCGGGGAATGGGAACTGTATGTGTGTGAGGGATTCTCCGCTGCCCCTTGTGCTCAGAGCTCAGACTTCTTGCTAATTGCCTCTGGATACACACAAAGAGCTACAGAAATATTGCTTGGGTTCCAataggacttcttcttcttcttcttttttttttttttaaaagattttatttatttatttgacagacagagattacaagtaggcagagaggcaggcagagagagagggggaagcaggctccctgccaagcagagagcccgactcagggctccatcccaggaccctgggatcatgacctgagctgaaggcagaggctttaacccacttactGACAAGACTAATATGTGAGAACGAATGATGATATCCAGGAGCTAAAGGGTATTTGAAgggatctttaattttttttttttaaagagtttgtccCTAGTggtgagggaagggcagagggagagcgaatcgtaagcaggctccacacccagcatgagcctgatgtgggctccctcccccaaccctgagatggcgacctgagccaaaatcaagtgccagatgctctgctgactgagccacccaggtgcccctgaagggacctttatatttttcagttcttcgAAATAATCATATTAAGactagattttctttattatagtAAACAGATCCCTTGGGCTTTTTCCAGGAAAAAGGTATTTTCATCTGGTGGTTCGGTAACATGCAGTCCCATGTGTTGTGTTTGGTTTACTGTAATCTCTCAAATGGAGGGGTTTAGGGAGGTTTTACCTCTCCATTACCAAGCTTTTGAGGGTTCCGCAGCTCTGGAGATGCTGTACCTCTCACCTTTGCTATCCACCCTGGCGGCCCATCTGACTCGAGGCTGTCACGGGGCCCCTTTCCAGACTCCTGGGCCTGCTGTGGTTCTCACTAAGCTCTTGTTCCAGGGGCACCTCCTAGGGACCTGCCCAGATGGCCCCCAGTTGCTTTCCAGCatctttttggcttttattttccattactcCATCCAAGCCATCCCCCCGCCGAGGGTTAGTGACTTCAAAACCCTGTCCTCTCCTTTTGCACGTCCCATCGTCcgcatctcctcctcctcctgtcccccaTAAGGCCTGCCTTAGCTCTGGTCATCAGGATGGTGGGCTACCCTGAGGAGATGACCGCAGGGAACGCACAGAGGGAAGGCTCTGAGATGGGCATATTTCTGTGAGGGCTGTAGAGACCATGGCCGGGAATTTGGCTCTTACTCCAAGGGGGCCAACCGTGAAGTTTGCAACTGAGAAGTGCCCAGATCTGGTATTTGCTTTCACTGTCCCCGTGGTCACCCAGTCTGCTTTGAGGGGGCTGCGGGGGGCTGGCAGGAAGCTTACTGCCTAAAGGGTGAGACAGCCCTCACTTGGCTGTGCAAGGGGGCTGACGAGAAAAGGCATGTTCTGAAGGCAGGCTGGGGGAGTTGCTGACTGGAGGTGCGGTGAGAGGAAGTGGGAATCAAGCGTGACTCCAGAAACTTGGGTGGCCGAGACAAGGAGGACAGAGCTTGGGGAGGCCTGGGGGGACACCTGAAGGCTGGATGACttagcaggcttcctcctgaggaGTGAGGTAAGGGTCTCTGAGGAGGCTCTGCACTGAGACTGATCTGGTTCTTCCACTTAGTGCCCTGGTCCCCATGTGGCCCCTGGGAAGAGGTGCCCAGAGCATCTTGCAATTTCTAG
It encodes:
- the SAXO1 gene encoding stabilizer of axonemal microtubules 1, which encodes MVNTGMIVCCVPGRIRDSSSEQDREGAELERQETVNRLTSRPANDREQRHHCPHLPTKIYDKIEKPCLLSEYTENYPLYHCYLPRESFKPKMEYQKAPIPMEGLTTSRRDFGPHKVLPVKIYQPDQFVPSEESMDLLTTYKQDYNPYPVCRMDPIKPRDSKYPCGDKMECLPTYKADYLPWNQPRRELLRPEHHYRPVSTRFDSRTTHQDDYSVKSRVNTLSCKPLAVPKLCNIPLEDLTNYKMSYVAHPMEKRFVYEAEKFRPCEIPFESLTTHKESYQGLRGEPAKSLKPATRPGGLDMPFSNTTEFRDKYQAWPMPQMFSKVPVTYVPPEEKMDLLTTVQAHYTYPKGAPAQSCRPVLSVKKCGRFEGSTTTKDDYKQWPSMRPELVKPVPQLNIPTEPLDCLTTSRAHYVPHPPINTKSCKPPWAGPQGNIPVEGQTTYSISFTPKDMGRCPASYAEPPGYIFEETDALGHRIYRPVSQTGSPQSSHLSVGDSENPNQQELAMSA